The Sphingopyxis fribergensis DNA segment CCGAGCGCGTGGAGGATGCGGCCGACAAGGTAGAGCGCGCCGACGCCCCATAGCCAGAGCGACGAGCCAAGGCCCAGTTCGACCAATGCGAGCAGGATCAGCACGAAGGCCGTGTTTTCGACGAAATTGCTGTGCGCGCGCATGCGCCGCGTCAAAGCCTCGTTGCCGCCGTCGCCGATGGAAACCTTTTCCTTCGTCCGGACGCGCCCCACGCGCACCGAAAGCCACAGGTTGAGCAGCGCCGCTCCGGCCGCAATCGTCAGGCTGATCGGCAAGATAATCATCTGGTTTCCCCCTTATGGACCGGCGCGTGTCGCTTGCCGGCAGCGGGCAGGGTGTGGCATCCCCGGACCGGGGCGGCAAGCCTGTGCGAACATGGACGCAATGGGCTTGCCTTTGCGGGCAAAAACGCTATAGCCCCGCCCGATCCGGCACCCGACACCATCTGGCGTTGAGGCACCCTCCGGCGGAAGATTTTCTTGTCATAACCGGGCAGGAACAAGCCTTCGCACGGCGGGCGGGCCAGTCATTTCCGGCGACGGGGTGACAAATCCGGGTAGCCGATTCGTGACACACTATTTAGAATGCAGGAAATATCATGGCCGTTCCCAAGCGAAAAACCTCGCCCTCGAAGCGCGGCATGCGTCGCAGCCACGACAGCCTGAAGGTCGAAGCCTTTCAGGAATGCCCGAACTGCGGCGAGTTGAAGCGCCCGCACAACCTCTGCAACGCCTGTGGCCACTACAATGGCCGCGAAGTGGTGTCGGTCGGCGCTTAATCGTTAAGCCGGAGGGCAGCTGAATGGCACTGACACCGCGAATCGCAATCGATGCGATGGGCGGTGACGTCGGCGTGCGCATGATGCTCGCCGGCGCCGCGATGGCGCGCCACAAGCACGACGGCCTCCGCTTCATCCTCGTCGGCGACGAGGTGCAGATCAAGGCGGCGCTCGAAAATCACCCCAATCTGCGCGCGGCGTCGGATATCATCCACACCGATGGCGTGGTGAGGGGCGAGGACAAGCCGAGCCAGGCGATCCGCAAGGCGAAGAGCACCTCGATGGGGCTGGCGATCGACGCGGTGAAGCGCGGCGATGCCGGCGGCGCCGTGTCTGCGGGCAATACCGGCGCGCTGATGGCGATGTCGAAGCTGGCGCTGCGTACGATGCCGGGGATCGATCGGCCGGCGCTTGCGGCGTTGCTGCCGACGCTGGGCGACAATGACGTCGTGATGCTCGACCTTGGCGCCAACACCGATTGCGACGCCAACAACCTGATCCAGTTCGCGGTCATGGGCGCCGCCTATGCGCGCACCGCAATGGGGCTCGAAAAGCCGCGTGTCGCGCTGCTCAACATCGGCACCGAGGAATTGAAGGGCACCGACGAGATTCGCGATGCCGCCGCGCGGCTGCGCGAGGCGCATGGGCTGCCGATGGAATTTACCGGTTTCATCGAAGGCGACAAATTGTCGCGCGGGGACGTCGATGTGATCGTCCACGACGGCTTTTCGGGCAACATCGCGCTCAAGACTATCGAAGGCACGGCGCGGTTCGTCACCGACCTGCTCCGCCGCGCCTTCACCAGTTCGACGCGCTCGAAGATCGGTTTCCTGATCTCGCGCCCCGCGACCGAATTGCTCAAGCATCACCTCGATCCCAACAATCACAATGGCGCTGTTTTCCTGGGCCTGAACGGCGTGGTGCTCAAAAGCCATGGCAGCGCGGATGCAAAGGGGGTCGCCAACTGCGTACACCTTTGCGCCGAGCTGATCGAGAAGGACATTACGCGTCAAGTGACCGAAGATCTCGCGAACTTCCGTAGCGGCGCCGCGGCATGACGCTGCGCGCCATTTTGGCCGGCACCGGTTCGGCTTTGCCGCGCACGCGGGTATCCAACGCTGAACTCGCGAAGCGCGTCGACACTAGCGACGAATGGATCGTCGAGCGCACCGGTATCCGCTTTCGTCATATCGCCGAGGCCGATGAGACGACCGCGACGCTTGGCGCCGATGCCGCGAAGCAGGCGCTGGCCGCCGCCGGGCTCGAGCCCTCCGACATCGGCCTGATCATCGTCGCGACCGCGACTCCAGATAACACCTTCCCGGCCAGCGCGACCAAGGTGCAGGCGCTGCTCGGCGTGCCCGATTGCATCGCGTTCGACGTCGCGGCGGTCTGTTCGGGCTTTCTTTATGCGGTGTCGGTCGCCGACTCGATGCTGCGCACGGGCGCCGCAAAACATGCGCTGGTGATCGGATCGGAGACCTTCAGCCGCATCCTCGACTGGGAAGACCGCACGACCTGCGTCCTCTTTGGCGACGGTGCGGGCGCCGTCGTCCTGTCGGCCAAGGATGTCGACGACGACCAGGGCATTCTCGCGACCCGGCTTCATGCCGAGGGAAAATACGCAGGCATGCTCTATGTCGACGGCGGTCCGTCGACCACCGGCACGGTCGGTCATGTCCGCATGCAGGGCCGCGAAGTGTTTCGCCATGCCGTTACCAACCTCGCCTCGGTGCTGGGCGAAGTGATGGCCGATATTGGCCTCTCAGCCGAACAGATCGACTGGGTCGTTCCGCATCAGGCGAACAAAAGGATCATCGACGCAACCGCCAAAAAGCTGGGTTTGCCGGCCGAACGCGTCGTGCTGACCGTCGACCAGCACGCCAATACGTCGGCGGCTTCGGTGCCGCTCGCGCTCGACCTGGCGGTGCGCGACGGACGGATCAAGCGCGGCGATCTGGTGGTGCTCGAGGCGATGGGCGGCGGCTTCACCTGGGGCGCCGCAGTCCTGCGCATCTGACGCTTCGCCCCGTCGCGTCAACTTCTCGCTCCATCCGTTTCAGTTTGGCGGATTAATTCGCATTTGTTACATATGGTAACGGGACTCGTGACGGTGGGGGCTGTCCGGGGAGCAATCGACCATATTTGCTTCAGTGAGGGGGAAGGGATCAACATGACAGCAGGGACGCTCACACGAGCCGACATTGCGACGCGGATCAACCAGCAGATCGGCTTGTCACGCAATGAATCGGCATCGATTGTCGAATCGATTCTCGATCATATGTCCGACGCGCTTGCGGTCGGCCAGAATGTCAAAATCTCGGGTTTCGGCACATTTGTCCTGCGCGACAAGGCGCAGCGGATCGGCCGCAACCCCAAGACCGGTATTGAAGTGCCGATCCTGCCGCGGCGCGTCATGACCTTTCGCGCCAGCCAGACGATGCGAGCCCGCGTTGCCGGCAAATAAACCGGGCCTTACCTAATGTCGGGTTCTGACCTGACCGACGATGGCGGCAAGGCGTCCGGCGCCATGCTCGCCATCGGCGAACTCGCGGTGCGTATCGGTGTCCCCACGCATGTGCTGCGCTATTGGGAAACGCGTTTCCCGCAGCTGAAACCGCTCCAGCGTTCGGGGCGCCGCCGCTATTACCGCGCCGAGGACGTCGCGCTTGCCGAGCGCATCCACCATCTGCTGCATGTGCAGGGCTTCACAGTCGAGGGGGCGCGCAAGGCGCTGTCCGAGCCGGGGGCGGCGCCCACGGCGCGCGCGCCGTTGATGCGTGAGATGCTCGATAGCGCCGCGCCGTCGCAGGGTAAGACGGGGATCCCGGTCGAGGCGCTGGTCGCACTCCGCCAGCGGCTCGCCGCCGCGCTCGGCTAAGGCAGGATTTAAGGCTTCAGTCGTTGTCCATCGCCGGCGCGAGCGCCGGGTCGAGGTCGCGCGGGCGGATGAAGCCCTTGAAACGCGCGCTGTTCGTGTCGAGATCGTGCCAGTCCGCGATGTCGAGTTCGAGCCGCGCCAGCGCTGAGGTCGGCAGCTTTTCCTCGACTTTCGCGCGGAGTTCATCGTCCGCCGATTCGGGAACGAGCATCAGGATCAGATCCTCGAGCCCCGGATTATGGCCGGAAATCAGCAGATGCTCGGCATTCTTGCCGGTGTCGCGGATCACGTCGATCAGCGTCGCCGCGGAGGCGAGATAGATGCGCCGGTCCC contains these protein-coding regions:
- the plsX gene encoding phosphate acyltransferase PlsX, whose translation is MALTPRIAIDAMGGDVGVRMMLAGAAMARHKHDGLRFILVGDEVQIKAALENHPNLRAASDIIHTDGVVRGEDKPSQAIRKAKSTSMGLAIDAVKRGDAGGAVSAGNTGALMAMSKLALRTMPGIDRPALAALLPTLGDNDVVMLDLGANTDCDANNLIQFAVMGAAYARTAMGLEKPRVALLNIGTEELKGTDEIRDAAARLREAHGLPMEFTGFIEGDKLSRGDVDVIVHDGFSGNIALKTIEGTARFVTDLLRRAFTSSTRSKIGFLISRPATELLKHHLDPNNHNGAVFLGLNGVVLKSHGSADAKGVANCVHLCAELIEKDITRQVTEDLANFRSGAAA
- a CDS encoding beta-ketoacyl-ACP synthase III, whose protein sequence is MTLRAILAGTGSALPRTRVSNAELAKRVDTSDEWIVERTGIRFRHIAEADETTATLGADAAKQALAAAGLEPSDIGLIIVATATPDNTFPASATKVQALLGVPDCIAFDVAAVCSGFLYAVSVADSMLRTGAAKHALVIGSETFSRILDWEDRTTCVLFGDGAGAVVLSAKDVDDDQGILATRLHAEGKYAGMLYVDGGPSTTGTVGHVRMQGREVFRHAVTNLASVLGEVMADIGLSAEQIDWVVPHQANKRIIDATAKKLGLPAERVVLTVDQHANTSAASVPLALDLAVRDGRIKRGDLVVLEAMGGGFTWGAAVLRI
- a CDS encoding SixA phosphatase family protein yields the protein MKTLTILRHAKSGWDVQVERDFDRPINKRGARGAELIGQWLKRQKLPVDRIIASPAVRVTETLDIFQPAADLDGLEPHWDRRIYLASAATLIDVIRDTGKNAEHLLISGHNPGLEDLILMLVPESADDELRAKVEEKLPTSALARLELDIADWHDLDTNSARFKGFIRPRDLDPALAPAMDND
- the rpmF gene encoding 50S ribosomal protein L32, with amino-acid sequence MAVPKRKTSPSKRGMRRSHDSLKVEAFQECPNCGELKRPHNLCNACGHYNGREVVSVGA
- a CDS encoding integration host factor subunit alpha, with product MTAGTLTRADIATRINQQIGLSRNESASIVESILDHMSDALAVGQNVKISGFGTFVLRDKAQRIGRNPKTGIEVPILPRRVMTFRASQTMRARVAGK
- a CDS encoding MerR family transcriptional regulator yields the protein MSGSDLTDDGGKASGAMLAIGELAVRIGVPTHVLRYWETRFPQLKPLQRSGRRRYYRAEDVALAERIHHLLHVQGFTVEGARKALSEPGAAPTARAPLMREMLDSAAPSQGKTGIPVEALVALRQRLAAALG
- a CDS encoding MAPEG family protein, with product MIILPISLTIAAGAALLNLWLSVRVGRVRTKEKVSIGDGGNEALTRRMRAHSNFVENTAFVLILLALVELGLGSSLWLWGVGALYLVGRILHALGMDGMMWGRMVGTIITMLTQLGLALGALAIVYLTPTGITTTEIEETVVSAPR